Below is a genomic region from Microbacterium sp. KUDC0406.
GCCTGGGCGTGCACGCGTCGCTGCAGGCGGTGCTGTCGAAGCTCACCGGATCGCCGTCGGCCGCGGGTCGTCGCGTGACGATCTCGGGCCTCGGGCAGGTCGGTGGACGGCTCGCTTCGCGGCTGGCGGAGGAGGGCGCCGTGCTCACGGTGACCGACATCAACCCGGCACGGCGGTCCTTCGCCGCCGATCTGGGTGCGACGTGGGCCGAGCCCGGAACCGAGCACCTGGTGCCCGGCGACGTGTTCGTGCCGGCGGGCATCGGCGGCATCCTCACCGACGAGGTGATCGACGCGCTCGCGGTGAGGGCGGTCTGCGGGCCGGCGAACAATCCGCTGGCCTCGCATTCGGGTGCCCAGCGGCTGGCGGATCGCGGCATCCTCTACGCGCCCGACTTCGTCGTGAACGCGGGAGGTGTGATCTATCTCGACCTCGAGGCGAAGCGGCTCGGCAGCAGCGAGGAGATCATGGCGCGTGTCGCCGGCATCGGCGACACCGTCAGCCGGATCCTCGACGACGCCGAGGTGCGGGGCATCAC
It encodes:
- a CDS encoding Glu/Leu/Phe/Val dehydrogenase family protein, with product MTHTLPLPDFSHERVEVITGPRSGLFIAVALHSSVLGSALGGARLWSYPHWSDALGDALRLSAAMTLKNAAAGLDAGGGKSVIGLPPRTVLDADRRRAAFLDLGDAVELLGGAYRTAEDVGSTTADMLTVSERTAHVVGLPQATGGSGEPAGPTSLGVHASLQAVLSKLTGSPSAAGRRVTISGLGQVGGRLASRLAEEGAVLTVTDINPARRSFAADLGATWAEPGTEHLVPGDVFVPAGIGGILTDEVIDALAVRAVCGPANNPLASHSGAQRLADRGILYAPDFVVNAGGVIYLDLEAKRLGSSEEIMARVAGIGDTVSRILDDAEVRGITPLAAAEELAASRLREGAPV